The following is a genomic window from Planctomycetia bacterium.
AGGCCGCCATCTTCGTCGTCACATAATTGACAATCGTCTTCACGGTGAACAGGTTCGGCATCTTGGCGACGTCAGGATCCGTCTGAAACTCGGTGAAGTCGGCATGCGGCATGGCCTTCTTCAGCGTGTCGAGACCCTTGGTGGTCATCTTGCCGCCTTCGACGTACTCAGGATTGTTCAGGATGTCGTCGGGGAAGAGCTCGCCGCGGGGAATCTTGATTGAAAAGGTCTTCTCCAGACGAAACACGATGTCGAGAAAGTCGATCGACTCAGCGCCGAGATCGCCCGTCAACGTGGCGTCCTCCTTGATTTCGTCGTCGTCCACGCCCAGCGCGTCAACCAGAACTTCCTTGACCTTTGAAAACACATCATCTCGACTCATCGCCATCTTCAGCGTCCTCCCTGGGACTTTCTCAATTCGTTAGAGGCCGACGGCCAGCGCTGCCGCCGTCTTCGTCGCGGCTGGTCCTCCGACCAGATCAAACACCCTGCGTGCCGCGACCACTAGTTTCTCGTCAACGTCGACCAGCGCCGGATTCTTCTCGGACAGGTTATAGTGCCGCAGCGTCAGGCGGGCCTTGACCATCTCTTGTCCGTCACTCATCCCGAAGGCCTTAAACTGGCTCAACCCTTCGGAAATCTCCATCGCCTCGGCTGTCACTTCGAGCGTCCGGCCCGGGGCGACGAAGCTCTTGTAATTGATGTTCTTGGCTTCTTCCAGTACGACCATGCTCTTGGAGAAGTCCTGAGTCGCCCGAACCAGCCACGCCGCGGATTGAACCATGGCCTCGAGCATCATGACACCCGGCATCACCGGAAAGGTCGGAAAATGGTCCGCGAGGTACTCCTCCGCCAGCGTCAGATTTTTTCGCGTAACGATACGGCTGGGTGGCTCGATGCTCAGGATGCGATCAATCAGAATGAACTTCATACCGTGCCGTGTTCGCGATCCGCGAGCTGTTGCTATCTATTGTGCCGGCGACTGTTTACGGCACAGTAACCGTCTCATGAAACCTTCAGCCTGTTGCCTAAACTTGGCTTTGTAGCGGCTGGCGAGCCTTCTTGCAAGCACCCTCGGACGGAGGCGGTACACACGAAATGGGTACATGGGCCAGGGTGGAGCCTCGGACCGCTCGCGAATGCTCCTAACTGTTGATTGAGCATGACTTTGAGGCGCTACACCTTACGGCCCGCGCCGCGGACGGTCGAAGATAGGGGCCGACGGGTAACAGTCCATGCGCCACCCCTCGCCTCGCCGTAGCCAATAGTTTCCCGTCGGGTCGGTACCGCCCGTTTGCCCGCTCAGGCGGATCGGACCGGCGTGGCCGTCGGCAAACGCAACATTGAACACGTTGGACTTTCGGTGCCACCCTAGAACATCACGGTTCGGATTCCACTTGGCAACTTCGGACACCGTCTCTTCAATCAAGACCGTCATCCCAGGGTCGGGGACCTTCGTACTTGTCCGAAGGTAGGGGCCGAAGAAATTCTGCTGGAATGGAATTTCCTGGGTTCCGGTGAAGTCGATGTGGTTGTTCAACCGGTAGCTCGTACCCGTGATTTGATAGACGTTGAGGTGTGAGCGGCTGGGATGCAGGAAGTACGGCTCGAAATTAACGCCGCCCGATCCGACGTCCTCGATGGGACGATCATTGGGACACTTAAATAATGCCAACTCCGCGCCTGCAGCATCGACATAGACATATTTATTGAGCAGGCGGTTTTCCTTCACAAAGTCAGCTGAGCGAAAGACTCCCACGCCGGTATTGCCGCCGTACTCGTACTCGCCGTCGTAAAGCCAGCGGGTCTCAGCCATCGGATGCACCGGCGTCGTGTAATGCTGCTCGTCCTCGTCGCTGTACATCGACAGGCACTGGCCGATCTGCTTGAGATTCACGAGGCACTTGACCTTGGTCCCCTCGCTGCGCGATGACGACAGCGCCGGGAGCAGCAAACTGATCACCAGGGCGATGATCGCCAGGACGACGATCAATTCTATGAGGGTAAAGGCGGAACGACGGGCGACGCCTCGGACCCCGCGAGATGAGGGCGAACGCGCTGGCATTTGCAGAGGCGGCATGGGTGCCTCGCTCGAAGGGGCTGCCGGGACGGGCATCAACTGCTGACTTCGGCTCGCTCCTGTATCATATCGGAAATCGCCGCCGAGTGTACACAGCGGGCGATGTTTCGACGCAAAACGGGAACGCCCAGGGGTCTGGCGATTTGGCGGGAAAATGGCTCATCACCGGCGCGGGAGGCCAACTCGGCAGTGTGCTGATGCGTGTGCTCGCACACCGCGACCTTGAAACGATCGGGCTGACCTCCGTTGAAGGCCCCCAACCGGACGTCGCGAGCTGCATTCGCGGCGATCTGACCGACGCGACGGACCTCCGCGAGATTGTCCGTTCGCACCGCCCGGCCGTCATCGTTCACGCGGCGGCAGTGACGAGCATTCAGGCTGCCTATGAGAAGCCGGATGTGACGCAACGCGTCAACGTGGACGCAACGCGGACGCTGGTAGAGCTTGCGGCAGAGATCGGCGCGCGAATCGCCTTCACCTCAACCGACCTGGTGTTCGATGGTTCCTCGGCGCCCTACCACGAGACGGATGCCGTATCGCCTTTGTCGGTCTATGCCCGATCGAAGGTGGAGGCGGAGAAAATCGTTCTCGCTTACGACCGGGGAGTCGATATTCGACCGGCGCTGATGTACGGCCTGCCCGTGGTGAATCGGCCGACGACGTTCCTGCAACAACTCGAATCGCTGCGGACGGGCAAGCCGCTCAAGCTCTTTGAGGACGAGTTTCGCACGCCGATCTGGCTGGAGGACGCGGCCGAGGCGACGCGCGCCGCCGCCGCGTCTGACTATCACGGAGTCCTGCACCTCGGCGGGCCTGCGCGGATGAGCAGGCTGGAGATGGGTCGCGTCATGGCGGCGGCACTGGGAATCACAAATCCGCCTATCGTTCCGACCCGCCAATCAGATATGCAATTCGCGGAACCTCGCCCGGCGAATGTGAGTCTCGATTCATCGAAGTTCGCCGCTGAATTCGGAACCCCACCCGGCCGTACAATGAAGGAAGCGATGAAGTCGATCGCGACGGCGCTCACCTAGCCAATGATAAACCGACGACGCTTCACGTAGTCCCAGACGACGTAGCGATCCAATTCCCGCCCCCCGACGAAGAATACGCGGCCACTGGTGCTCTCGGCGAGGCGATAGGCGAACTTCACGTCCTCCTCGGTCTGCGACCAACTCGATAGCAGGAAAATGTTGATGGTGATGCCCTGCTCGCGACAGAGAAGCCCCTCTCGAAGCGTGCTGTTTTCGGTTCGCGAGTCCGGCGGATAAAGCAGGTACAGCCACTTTTCCTCGAAGTGCGCCGTCGGAAGGCCGTCGGTGATGAGGATGATCTGCCGGTTGGGCGTGTCCTGCACCTGAAGCAGTTGCCGGGCCATCTGCAAACCGTGTTGCAGGTTGGTGAAGTGCGGCGGGATGTCGCGCTCGGTGAGGCGGTCGTCGCTCATGTCCGCCTTGAGCCGCACGAACGGCTTGTGGATCGTCACCGGCTTGGGCAGAAGCTGTGGCACCTCGGAGATGTGCCGGCGCTTGGCGAAGGTGAACATCTCCACGAAGTCGACATAGTCGCCGGGATACTCGCTGCGGATGAGCCCGTGCAATGCGAGCGCCATGCGCTTGACGTTGACATATTGCCCGTTGAATCGCATCGAGCCGCTCATGTCCATGCACAGTACGGTCGCGCACTTCGGCGTGTTGCGCGTGACGTGAATCTCGATGTCCTCAGGCATGAGCCGGATTCGCCGGGCCGGGTCGGCACTCTCCGAACCCGACGGCGTGATGCCGACGATTGCCTCGGCGCTCGGCGCCGGCTGAAGCGTCGTGCGTTCGCGAATCATGGCGTTGATCATCGACTGTCCGACGTCCATGTTCGCCAGGCTGTCGCCGAATTCGTACGACTTGGTCCGCTGCGTCTCGACCACGCCGTCACCCACGATCGGCTGCGCGTGCCGCCCGCTCTTGGCCGCCTGGAGATCCGCGAAGATGCGATCGAGCAGCTTCGACTGGAAAAGTTTGAATGCCTTCGGCGTAAGCTGGTATCGGCCGTCCTGCTGTTGCAGGCCCTGCTGCTCGGCAAGTTGCCGAAGCATCTCCTCCACCTGCTGCCGCATGCGTTCGAGCCCTTCGATCTGCTCCTCGTCGGCGAAGCGCCCCAACTCATCCATGTTGATGAGATAGATCTTCGCGTTCTTCGCCGCTTCCCTGAGCTGCTCGATCAGGCGGTCGATCGTCTCCAACTCTTCCTTGATCTCAATCGCCTGCTCGACCGACATCGGACGCCGGCCGGTGAATGCGTACTTCGCGGCCAACTGCTCGACCTCGTAACGGGCCCCGAGCTTGTCCATCAGCGAAACTAGCTGCCGTGCAAACTCGCCTCGCTGATCCTCGCGATACCACATTCGCTCGAGGTCGGCGATCTGACCCTCGCGCACGGCCTTGTCGAATTGCTGCCGTCGATTCTTCGGCGGCTCCGTCTCTCGCGCCGCCTGTTGAAACTCGCGCTCGGCGTCTTCGCGCGCCGCGGTGGTCTCGTAAGTTTCAAGAATCTTCCGCTTGCGTTCCTCAAGCATTGCGATGAGCGAACTGATGCTCGGTCCGAGCCCCGTGATCTGCGAGGGGTCCAGCTCGATCGCCTCGGCCAGCTCCTCTTCGGTCAGGTTTCGAAGGCTGCCGTATTCCAGGAGATGTTCAAATGCGGGCGTGACCAAGTCCGGGGGCGTCGCCGAGGGCATCGGAAACCGCTGAGGGTCGTACCCAAGATAGGTATGTACGATCCCACCAGCGTGACGCCGCGGATTCTCCGAAGGTTGCTTTGAGTCAGCCATTCATCTCTCCCGGACGACATTATACGTTCCCCGCAAGGCTCGAAGCCTGAGATGTCCGTTCTTTGACGCAGAATGCCCCCTGCCCTATCTTTTCGACCCAAAGGATGCGATCCGTTCAAGTGCTTTGCTAAGCCGTTGTCCTGACGATTTCCCGGAGCCCGATTTATGAAACTCGCCTACAGCAACGTTGCCTGCCCCGGTTGGGACATCGTCACCCTGGTCGAGAAGGCCAAGGAGTATGGCTATCAAGGCCTGGAGCTGCGCAGCCTCGACGGTCAGATGCACCTTCCGCTTGCGCCGCAGCTCGCGTCGAACCCGGCCAGGGTCGGCAAGTTGATGCGCGACGCCGGCGTCGAATTGGTGTGTCTGGCGACTGCCGCCGCCTTCCATATGCGAAATGCGCGGGAAGTTGCGGAGAATCAGGCCCAGGTGCGCGAATACATCGAACTGGCAGGCAAGCTGGGCTGCCCCTTCGTCCGCGTCTTTGGCGCCGAGATTCCCAAGGCACGCTTCTGGCTCATCGGTAACGAACGGCGCGAGGTCGTCCTCGGTCGAATCGCCAAGGCCATCGGCGAAATCGCTGACTTCGCGGCGGCCCATCGCGTGACCATCCTCATTGAAAACAGCGGCGACTTTACCGACAGCTCGGCCATGTGGTACCTCGTGGACGCCGCGAACTCACCGGCGGTTAAGTGCTGCTGGAACCCGATGGCGGCGCTGACGCGCGGCGAACGACCCACCAGTTCCATCCCCCGCCTGGCCGCCCGTATCGCGCACATACATCTGACCGACGCCAAGTTCGATGGCCGGGCGTTTGACGGCCACGTCCTCCCCGGTCAGGGTTCCGTCGAGATTCCGAGGCTCATCCAATTGCTCAAGGGTATCGGTTATCGCGGATACCTGTGTTTTGAATGGCCCAAGTTGTGGAACCCCGGCCTCGCCGATGCCGATCGCGCGCTGCCCGCCGCGGCGAAGTACCTCCAGCCGCTTCTCGACGAAAAGACCATCCCGATGACGGCCTACAAAGGCGACAAGTACGCGCCCCGGCAAGGCCACGAGCTTCTCGCCGCCGAATGACGGCGACGTCCCGGCGTACCGCGTGCTAACATTCGCTGATGCTCTTCGCTCCGACGCTCCTGCTTGTCGCAATCGCGCTGGGTGATCCAACCGTCGGCGGACCGCCGGTTGACACGGAACTCGCGCGGACTCTCCTGAGTGACTTGGGAATCCGGTTCAGTGCCGACTACGGGAAACACTTCAGCGTCATCTCCGACTCCGCCGACCAGTCTGCAAACATTATGAGGACGGCGGACGACGTCTATCAGCGCGTCATTGAGTTTGCCGGTCGCCTCGAGCTAAGCACGACACGCCCGGGAAAAAAGATGACCGTTGTGTTCTTCAGCAAATGGGAGGACTACAGACGCTCCGGAGCAGCGTCGGGATTTTCGGTGAATGAAAACGCTCCCGGTTTTTTCGATCATAAGTCCGGGGTCTGCTACGGCTATGACTATGCCAATTCCTCCCTGATGCGGGAGAAGCGGGCGGTGCTGAAAACCGCGCGGGCGAAATTCGACGCCGATCGAGACGCCGGCACCCTCAACAGCCTGACGGAGGAGCAGATCGGTCAGCGGCTTGCGGCCATCGTGCAAATGACCAATGCGCTCTTCGAACACGAGAGTCTCATCAACCAGACTGTTATTCGACATGAACTGGCTCATCAATCACTGGCAAATCTCGGCATTCAGACGCCGCGCATGAAAGACCTGCGCTGGCTCTGCGAGGGGCTGGCGACGCAGTTCGAATCCGTCAGCGGCATCAACGCAAACCGACTGGCCGACTTTCGGGACATCGACTGGTCCGATCCAAAGCTCACCGTGCGTACGCTCATCACCGACTCGAAGCTCCTCGGCCCGGGCGCCGAACAGCCGTCGGTGGGTTACGCCGCCGCCTGGGGACTGGTGCATTACCTGATCAACGAGAAGCCGCGCGAATTCGCCGCGTTTGTCCGGCTTTTTCAACAGCTGCCGCCCGATGGAACATCGCCGGCCGAATCGGACAAGGCCGCGTTTGAGAAGTGTTTTGGCAAGCCGGACGCCAAGTTTCAACTCACCTGGCTGGAGTACATGTCGGCGCTCAAATAATTCCTGATTGATAATTGCTCTTGCCCGATTGAGAATCGAGGCATGATCGCCAAGCTCATTGATGGAAAGGCCCTCGCGGCGCAAATCAAATCGGAAGTAGCCTCACGCGCCAAAGCCCTTGCACATCGCGGCCACAAGCCCTGTCTTTCAGCGATCCTCATCGGAGACAATGCCTCGGCTGCGAGCTACGCGCGATCGCAGGCAAAGCACGCCGAGGAGGTCGGCGTCGAGTATCAACTGACTCCGCTACCCGCCGGCACAACCGAAGCCAAGGCGATCGACGCGATCAGAAAGCTCAACGAGGACGCAAAGGTCCACGGCATCATTCTCCAACTGCCGGTACCCCAGCCGCTCGACGCGTTCAAGCTCCAGCGTCAGATTAGTCCAGACAAGGATGTCGAAGGCGTCGCCCCCGCCAATCTCGGCCTGCTCGCCATGGGCCGCAAGGCCCTGGTCCCCTGCACCGCTGCCGCCGCCTTCGCTTGTCTCCGCGCCCACATGCCCGACCTCGCCGGGCGCGATGCCGTCGTCATCGGCCGTAGCGTCATTGTCGGCAAGCCGCTGGCCATGCTGCTCTTAAGCGCAAATGCCACCGTCACCCAGTGCCACACCCGGACGCGAGACCTCGCCGAGCATACGCGCAGCGCGGAAATCCTGGTCGTCGCCGCCGGTGCTCCGAGCCTGATCGGTGCCGAACATGTTGCACCCGGCACCATCGTCATCGACGTCGGCACCCATCGCGTCAAGCTCATCGATTCGGATGGCGTCGAGCGCACCCGCACGATCGGCGATGTCCGATTCGACGAAGTCGCCCAGGTCGCCTCGGCCATCACCCCCGTCCCCGGAGGCGTTGGGCCAGTCACCGTGGCCATGCTCCTGCAGAACACGATCGAGGCCTGCGATCGACAAACTCACGGGTAAATGGGTGCTTTGGCTCAGTTCAGCGGTCAAACATCGGGCGGCGGGCACTCGCCTAAGATTGATACCCCCCGGGGCGTGGATATAATCACCTGAAGCGTTCCTCACAGCATCGCGCACTTGGAAAACAATCCTGCCGGAGGTCGCCATTGCCCCTCGCCGATGATCGCCCCACGCCACAGTCTTCCGCGCAAGGACTCGTCGCCGCCCGGCTTACGCCTGAATCCGCTGCCTCCCGCACCGCGGAATCTCAAAACGCCGCCTCCCTGTCGCCTGGCGTGGGTGAATCCGCTGCCCCAGGCCGTTCACTCGCCCCGGTCAGTACACTGGGCTCGCTCGGACTCAGCCTTGTTTCACACGCAATCGTCGCCGCCCTTTTCGGCCTCGTGACATGGTCGGTCGGCAGCATTGTTCGCGCCGCCCCACCGGAGATTCACGCTCAGATCGTCGCCGCTGATGTGCCGGCAGGAAGCGGCGGCTTCCGTTTCCCGGGCAGCGCCCTGATTGACCGGCCCGACTCCGCCACCGCAGCCGGCGCACCGGCCCCCGCTGCCTCACTCGCAGACCTGATCGCCAACCAAACCCCACCGGATGCCGCCTCGTTATCCGCTTCCGGGACTTCGCTTGCTCGCCTCGCATCAAGACCCATCAGCCGTACCGATCTCACCGGCACCGGTACCGGCGGCGATAACGGTCGAGGAACCGGCCTCGGCGACCGCGACCTTGCCGGCGGCGGCCCCGTCGGAAGCCTCTGGGGCGTCGGTGAGGGTCAGAAGGCCCGATCGATCGTATACGTCATGGATCGAAGCGGCTCGATGGCGGACACCTTCAAGCTGCTCCAGCGCGAACTGATGCAGGCCATCGGCTCCCTCGAGCGCGACCAGGAATTCAATGTCATCTGGTTCAACGAGGGCGACGCGACGCTCATGTTCACCAAGCTTGTACCCGCCACGCTGGAGAACAAGCGAAAGGTCTTTGACGCGATCGCCGCCATCATCCCCAGCGGGCAGACCCAGCCGCTTAGTGCCATTCAGACAGCCCTCAGCTACAAACCCGATGTCCT
Proteins encoded in this region:
- a CDS encoding acyl carrier protein; the encoded protein is MAMSRDDVFSKVKEVLVDALGVDDDEIKEDATLTGDLGAESIDFLDIVFRLEKTFSIKIPRGELFPDDILNNPEYVEGGKMTTKGLDTLKKAMPHADFTEFQTDPDVAKMPNLFTVKTIVNYVTTKMAA
- a CDS encoding beta-hydroxyacyl-ACP dehydratase produces the protein MKFILIDRILSIEPPSRIVTRKNLTLAEEYLADHFPTFPVMPGVMMLEAMVQSAAWLVRATQDFSKSMVVLEEAKNINYKSFVAPGRTLEVTAEAMEISEGLSQFKAFGMSDGQEMVKARLTLRHYNLSEKNPALVDVDEKLVVAARRVFDLVGGPAATKTAAALAVGL
- a CDS encoding prepilin-type N-terminal cleavage/methylation domain-containing protein; translation: MPARSPSSRGVRGVARRSAFTLIELIVVLAIIALVISLLLPALSSSRSEGTKVKCLVNLKQIGQCLSMYSDEDEQHYTTPVHPMAETRWLYDGEYEYGGNTGVGVFRSADFVKENRLLNKYVYVDAAGAELALFKCPNDRPIEDVGSGGVNFEPYFLHPSRSHLNVYQITGTSYRLNNHIDFTGTQEIPFQQNFFGPYLRTSTKVPDPGMTVLIEETVSEVAKWNPNRDVLGWHRKSNVFNVAFADGHAGPIRLSGQTGGTDPTGNYWLRRGEGWRMDCYPSAPIFDRPRRGP
- a CDS encoding SDR family oxidoreductase; its protein translation is MAGKWLITGAGGQLGSVLMRVLAHRDLETIGLTSVEGPQPDVASCIRGDLTDATDLREIVRSHRPAVIVHAAAVTSIQAAYEKPDVTQRVNVDATRTLVELAAEIGARIAFTSTDLVFDGSSAPYHETDAVSPLSVYARSKVEAEKIVLAYDRGVDIRPALMYGLPVVNRPTTFLQQLESLRTGKPLKLFEDEFRTPIWLEDAAEATRAAAASDYHGVLHLGGPARMSRLEMGRVMAAALGITNPPIVPTRQSDMQFAEPRPANVSLDSSKFAAEFGTPPGRTMKEAMKSIATALT
- a CDS encoding VWA domain-containing protein; its protein translation is MADSKQPSENPRRHAGGIVHTYLGYDPQRFPMPSATPPDLVTPAFEHLLEYGSLRNLTEEELAEAIELDPSQITGLGPSISSLIAMLEERKRKILETYETTAAREDAEREFQQAARETEPPKNRRQQFDKAVREGQIADLERMWYREDQRGEFARQLVSLMDKLGARYEVEQLAAKYAFTGRRPMSVEQAIEIKEELETIDRLIEQLREAAKNAKIYLINMDELGRFADEEQIEGLERMRQQVEEMLRQLAEQQGLQQQDGRYQLTPKAFKLFQSKLLDRIFADLQAAKSGRHAQPIVGDGVVETQRTKSYEFGDSLANMDVGQSMINAMIRERTTLQPAPSAEAIVGITPSGSESADPARRIRLMPEDIEIHVTRNTPKCATVLCMDMSGSMRFNGQYVNVKRMALALHGLIRSEYPGDYVDFVEMFTFAKRRHISEVPQLLPKPVTIHKPFVRLKADMSDDRLTERDIPPHFTNLQHGLQMARQLLQVQDTPNRQIILITDGLPTAHFEEKWLYLLYPPDSRTENSTLREGLLCREQGITINIFLLSSWSQTEEDVKFAYRLAESTSGRVFFVGGRELDRYVVWDYVKRRRFIIG
- a CDS encoding sugar phosphate isomerase/epimerase; this encodes MKLAYSNVACPGWDIVTLVEKAKEYGYQGLELRSLDGQMHLPLAPQLASNPARVGKLMRDAGVELVCLATAAAFHMRNAREVAENQAQVREYIELAGKLGCPFVRVFGAEIPKARFWLIGNERREVVLGRIAKAIGEIADFAAAHRVTILIENSGDFTDSSAMWYLVDAANSPAVKCCWNPMAALTRGERPTSSIPRLAARIAHIHLTDAKFDGRAFDGHVLPGQGSVEIPRLIQLLKGIGYRGYLCFEWPKLWNPGLADADRALPAAAKYLQPLLDEKTIPMTAYKGDKYAPRQGHELLAAE
- a CDS encoding DUF1570 domain-containing protein, translated to MLFAPTLLLVAIALGDPTVGGPPVDTELARTLLSDLGIRFSADYGKHFSVISDSADQSANIMRTADDVYQRVIEFAGRLELSTTRPGKKMTVVFFSKWEDYRRSGAASGFSVNENAPGFFDHKSGVCYGYDYANSSLMREKRAVLKTARAKFDADRDAGTLNSLTEEQIGQRLAAIVQMTNALFEHESLINQTVIRHELAHQSLANLGIQTPRMKDLRWLCEGLATQFESVSGINANRLADFRDIDWSDPKLTVRTLITDSKLLGPGAEQPSVGYAAAWGLVHYLINEKPREFAAFVRLFQQLPPDGTSPAESDKAAFEKCFGKPDAKFQLTWLEYMSALK
- a CDS encoding bifunctional 5,10-methylenetetrahydrofolate dehydrogenase/5,10-methenyltetrahydrofolate cyclohydrolase, with the translated sequence MIAKLIDGKALAAQIKSEVASRAKALAHRGHKPCLSAILIGDNASAASYARSQAKHAEEVGVEYQLTPLPAGTTEAKAIDAIRKLNEDAKVHGIILQLPVPQPLDAFKLQRQISPDKDVEGVAPANLGLLAMGRKALVPCTAAAAFACLRAHMPDLAGRDAVVIGRSVIVGKPLAMLLLSANATVTQCHTRTRDLAEHTRSAEILVVAAGAPSLIGAEHVAPGTIVIDVGTHRVKLIDSDGVERTRTIGDVRFDEVAQVASAITPVPGGVGPVTVAMLLQNTIEACDRQTHG
- a CDS encoding VWA domain-containing protein; the protein is MPLADDRPTPQSSAQGLVAARLTPESAASRTAESQNAASLSPGVGESAAPGRSLAPVSTLGSLGLSLVSHAIVAALFGLVTWSVGSIVRAAPPEIHAQIVAADVPAGSGGFRFPGSALIDRPDSATAAGAPAPAASLADLIANQTPPDAASLSASGTSLARLASRPISRTDLTGTGTGGDNGRGTGLGDRDLAGGGPVGSLWGVGEGQKARSIVYVMDRSGSMADTFKLLQRELMQAIGSLERDQEFNVIWFNEGDATLMFTKLVPATLENKRKVFDAIAAIIPSGQTQPLSAIQTALSYKPDVLFLLSDGDFGEQNRRITSTIKRKNKNRETIINTILFVYDTMGDGQRVLRSIAEDNGGVYKHVRQEDL